The sequence below is a genomic window from Tachyglossus aculeatus isolate mTacAcu1 chromosome X1, mTacAcu1.pri, whole genome shotgun sequence.
AAGTTATACCCGACAGTTGgctccatcattatcatcatcatcacagggtaACTGCAGCGGCTGCATCCAGACCGATTCTTACAACCGCACATCTTACATTAGGGAAATCTGATCCATGTAACCAGAGACAAACACACAACTGGTCATCGTGAAGCAGACACCCCTTTGGAGGTTTTCATACCTCTGTGGTAGTAACTTAAAGGAAAAATATATCAttatctatttcattcattcattcaatcgtatttattgagcgcttaatgtgtacaaagcactgtactacttgcttgggaagtacaagtcagtaacatatagagacggtccctacccaacagcaggctcatagtctagaagggggagacagacaacaaaacaaaataagtagacaggtgtcaaaaccatcagaacaaatagaattatggctatttaAAGAAAGAGGTTGGGATTTAAGTTCACTTCAAATGGCACGTTAAATTTTCTCCCTGGATAAGGAAGATGAACAAACCAGCTGCTCTGATACCTGGCCCATTGTTAGATAAGGCAGTTCCACTCTCTGGGGCTGGGAATAACGTGCCGTTAAGGCTACTCTCAAAGTGGGCGATGCCACGCCTAACTGGAAACCTTACTCAAGGTTTACATTACATGCTAGAGATGCAGGCTGCCCTCGTCCAGTGGCGGCATGGAATTCTGGGGTGTCTCCAGGGCAACGCCAGTGTCCCATTCCCAACTGATTCTCATGATAGTGTACCCCAGCACAacggaagggaggcagagacagaaagagaggcagGCGGAGGAGAGCGACAGAGACACTGCGAcacagagggagaagaaaaaaagtgaggggggagggagagggagagacagagagggagcgagagaaagagatagagggagaaagagagggagagagaaaagagagggaaagaagtgaagagagggagagagaaagagtgaaaagagaaaaaagggagagacagagagaggcgaGGAAgcgagagatagagggagagaaagagagagagagagagagaaagaagtggagagagaaagagtgaaaagagaaagaaagggagggagagatggggaaatgagaaatagaaggagagaaagagagggagagaaaaaagagaggaggagagaaagaagtgaagacagaaagagggagagagagaaagcagtggagagagaaagagtgaaaagagagaaagaaagagagggagagatggggaaatgagagatagagggagagaaagagagggagagagaaaagagagggggagagaaagaagtgaagagagaaagagagggagaaagaaagagtgaaaagaagacagggagggggaagtgagagatacagggagagaaagaagtggagagaaagagtgaaaagagagagaggaagagagagggaaaggcagagagagagaggaagtgagagaaagagatagagggaaaaagagagggagagagaaaagagggagagagagggtgagagaaagagagggggagaaagaagtgaagagagaaagggagggagaaagaaagagtgaaaagagataaagaaaggagagagggggaggaagcgagagacagagggagagaaagaagcggagagagagaggaagcgagagaaagagatggagggagaaaaagggagagctaaaagacagagggagagagaggagtgaagagaaaaagagaatgaaaaacgggaaagagagggagagaggggaggggcgaATGGAGAGCACGTGCAGAACAGGCCACTGCCATGTGCGATGGGACGGCGCTGCCTTGCCTCGAGGCACCGGCCCCCTAAGTAGGGCCGTGGGGAGCGAGCTCCAAAAATTCGTTTGGGattgggggggcggggccggcacgGACAGGGGCATTGGACGAAGCGGCGGCGGCAGGCTGAATTTGGAACAGCCGGGGGTTCGGGGccaaaaggggaggggggggggggggcttagaAGGGTCCAACCGAAAGGACAACAAACGGCTGAGCTCACAATCCGGAGGCCCCAAGGCGCTATGGATGGGCCGGCCAGGCCGGGGCCCAAGCCGACTCACCCCGGCCTGCCCCAGGCGCCCGGGCCCCgcctgctgctgcagctccaAGCCGAGCAGCCCTCCGCCCTCCTTGTCCTGTCTCCCTTCCAGCCCAGACGAGAGCCGCTCAGCCTCTTCCAGCCTCCCGGTCTTTCTCCcgtggttcctcctcctcccgcagcTGCCGCTCCCAAGGTGCTGCCAGCAAAACCCGAGCCACTTCTGTTCCTGCCCCCTTCGATGGTGCCCCTCGATGGCCCTACCTGTAGGACGGAGCCGGCGGCGCTGCCGTCCGGAGGAATGATATATGTGAAGACCGAGAGGCCGGACACCGGGTCGCACTTGGACAGGCCGGCGCACGAGCCGTTGGGCTTCAGGCCGGCGAGGTGCGAAGCCGCTCTCGGAGGGCGTCAGCCGGACCGGCCGGGGCAAGAGGAGGGCAAGGTTGAGGGCAGCGGGTGGGCCGCAACGCGAGGACGTCCAGAGTGGCAGGGGCGAGGAGCCGTCGTCAAAACCGAGGACCCGGAGAGGCCGCGCGAAGGCCGCGGGCCTGGCGGCGACGACGCTTGGCGGGCCGACCCGCCGGCGTCCGGCGGCCTGCCCCGCTCCGACGGGGACGTCGTCTCCAGCCAGACGGCCGGTGCCCCGGGGATGCAGCCGCAGGAACTGAGGATCCCTCTGACCCTCCAGGCGGTGACCCCCGGAGCCAGAATCCAGCTCCGGGGGGCTCCAGCCTCGGAGCTCATACGGCTGACTAAGGCGCCCGCGCCCGCCGTACCCATCAAAATGCAGTCTTTACTGGAGCCGTCCGTAAAGATTGAAACCAAAGACGTCCCGCTCACCGTGCTTCCCTCAGACGCAGGTATCAGCCGGAGCGTAGGGCACCATGTCTTATTTCCCCACCACTGTCAAACCCAAcggctcagaatcaatcaatccatcaattgtatttattgaacgcttactgtgtgcagagcactatactaagcgcttgggaagtccaagtcggcaacatatagagacggtccctacccaacaccgggctcacagtctagaagagggagccagagaacagaacaaaacatattagcaaaataaaataaatagaatagatatgtacaagtaaaataaataaataaatagagtaataaatacgtacaaacatatatacatataggagaAAGTGGGATGGCCCCGTGATCCTTTTGTAGAGTATAGAGTCTGTAGAGGCGTTACTTCCGATTCCGATCATAACCCCACAGGTTAAGCACAGTAAAGAAGACGACCACCGGGGCCCGGGAATGAATGACAAGTTCCAGGACTAAAAcggattagtacaatgctctgcacacagtaagcgctcaataaatacgatcgaatgactatACACCTACTGGAAATAGCGCCTCTTGAGATGCTTTTAAGCCTCAGAGTGACACTGAAAATATTGACGATTTAAAGTTTCGGTTCGCACATGCACTGTATCGGGCTCGTGGGGCCTACGTGTGTTTGTGCCGCAGAGGATTGTGAAGGTGGATATTTTTCACTTGGTAGCAAGGATTTATGctgattatttttatatttaaccAGGTCATTAAATCATAGGATTGGTTTCCTCGTGTCAGATTTGAGATTTTTATTAAGATTTAGTCCATTTTGAAACTCAAGACTTTAAAACATATTGTTCATGCGACTTTGGGAAATTCTTCGTTAGAAAAAAAATGGATTCGGAATGATTCATTCCCGTTCCACTGCAACCTAATCAAACAGATGGATACTTTTAGCCAGCCTGATTTTCTCATCTTCCGTTCACTTTCAATTGCATTTTTGGTTTTCACTTGTCCATCCTTTGTATTCTTAATCTCTCCCTTTTTTGCCTCTTTTCTGTTTTCTTACTCCTCTCCATTGCCTTCTCTCCGCCATTGTCTATCTTTAACCTTTCCTCCCTCTAAATATGTTTGAATTTGTCTCTAGTACAAGTTAGAGACAAGAAAGAGGCCAAAAGAATGATTAAAAAACTGGTTATCACAAAGCACTGAAAGGTTAGTAGGAGATGCTGAGAgacagtggagctgggaaggcTTGCTTCATCTGAATTTGTGGAACACCATGTTTTAAACCCAACCTGAGTTGAGGGCCCTAAGCACGGCATTTCACCTGACTAGCCCTTCCTCCCCGCAACACCGGTAAATGAAGAGTAGCACTGACATCTCATAAGGTTGTGGTGAGTCGTCACACGTATGTGACATGCACAACTATGTTGATGGAGACAGGTTCATGTCTGTCATTTTTGAGATGTGAAACAGGTTTCTTCGTACTTCCTGCCGCTAatcaatcattttcattttttgattgcttaccggatacagaacactgtactaaacacttgggagagtaaacggAGTTGGTAAGaacgtgccctcaaggagcttacaagccgTCAATACTCAGCTCTATTTAGACGGCAATTTAGAGTGATGAATTCAAGGAAAATGAAGAGTTCTGGAACACGGGTAGTTTTTTCAGTAGCTTTATAGACTAAAATATTGATAGCTGTAGGAAACACTCCTTAATACAAAGAAATGTAAGTGTTATAGATTAATTCAGTTTATTGATTCTTGTAGGAATACCCGACACACCCTTTAGTAAAGACAGAAATGGTCACGTGAAGCGACCCATGAACGCCTTTATGGTCTGGGCAAGAATCCATCGGCCTGCGTTAGCCAAAGCGAACCCAGCAGCCAACAATGCAGAGATCAGTGTCCAGCTCGGATTAGAGTGGAATAAACTTAGTGAAGAACAAAAGAAGCCGTATTACGATGAAGCCCAAAAGATTaaggagaagcacagagaagaattTCCTGGTAATTAAAACTAATTTTAATAATCTTTTATTCCAGGCGAACACGACTCGCTAACTCTCTGCGATGATTTCTTCCTGAAGTCTCTGCTCCAAAGACGGTTACCTCATTTCTGACTGCCGTGTGCCAACCTGATCTTTCTTCCGGTTATATGGTCTCTGATGACAAGAACCTGATCTTTTATATTTCTCAAACGTTTAGTACACCCAGTTCCTTAAGGAAATCCCactttaaggaaaacttgcactgTGGTAATCACCCGGCCTGATGCGTTATGCCTCCATGAGCAGAAACCATTTCTTTGAACCCCATGACGTCTAACACAGGCTCACGTTATCaaacgttccctaattccctaaccacTTTCGAACCAAAAGACCTTGTGAAAACACTCTGCAATCGAtcagtcggtagtatttattggtcacttactgtgtgcagaacactaagtgcttgggagaatacaactgagttagagttagtagacacaatccctgccctcatgcatGTTGCaaacatagtaggtactcaattaATGATGTTgaagacagtaataatgatgcattCTCAAAGTTAACCACTCCTAGATCATAGTATTTGAGGTTTTAGTTTATTGTGTCTTTTGGAGCGTCATCATCACTGTGGCGTAGTAGgacgagcaagggcctgggaatcagaggacccgtgttctaatcctgttctgccaattgcctgctctgccttggtttcctcatctgtaaaataggggttcaatgcttgttctccctcctatttagacttctGACATCTGTGtcatctatctactccagtgctcagtacagtgcttgacacatagtaagcacttcacaaattccgGCATTACTATGGAATTACGTTATTGCAATAATTACGCTATGATAATGCCAtcctagtaatgatagtatttgtgaagctcttagcatgtgccacacactattaATAAGTTAGGCCCGTGAtcattccaccaggccacagcaGGTTCCCTATTTAACATTCGTCCATCCTTCTTAGGATTGTCTGATTTCAGCtcaccctatcaatcaatgaatcaatcgtattaattgagtgcttactgtgtagagcagcTGTGAGGGGATCCTgcagtttatcatcatcaatgatacttGACATAATGAACACTCCTTTGATGCTGGTGGGCTAATTGCATTCCAGGACTTAGTTGTTGTGATCCCGTGTTAAGATTTGAGGTTCAACAGTACACGCAGCAGGGTATGGAACTACTGTAGAAGTGGAATGTGGTGCTTTGCTCAGTCCAGGTCTCAAACCATCAagcaaccaatagtatttattgagcatctccaatgtgcaaaacaccgaacaaaatgcttgggagagtatagtaagtagacacaatccctaccctcaagaatcttacaatctctagtgggggagacggacattataattatttatgcatactctcccaaccacaaaAGAGATTGGAGACCTCGTTTGCTCTGTATGCATCCACGTCGGTCTGAATTTTAATGCCAGTTTGGCACTGCACTCAGATGCCACTCCCCCAAAGGCTGTTCTAGCCTTCTTAACCTGGTTTCCTACCTCCTTGTGGATCCTTGCATCTGTGGACACTGTGATGCCTAGGTATCAGAGACAGTTTTGACTGTGCATAGCATTTCCCAGGTGtgggctggtaataataataataataatggcatttattaagcgcttactatgtacaaagcactgttctaagcgtgggaaggttacaaggtgatcaggttgtcccacggggggctcacagtcttaatccccattttacagatgagggaactggggcacagagaagttaaatgacttgcccaaagtcacacaaagctgacaattggcagagccgggatttgaacccaagaactccgactcctaagcccgtgctctttccattgaaccacgctgcttctctacctaaccTTCGTGTTCTTCAGACCAATTGCAGATCCACATTACTTGGCTGATTCTAAAAAGTGGTTCGTAATCATCGGTGTGTCTTCTTGGCTAAAGTCTTCCAGAGCAGTTATCAGAATGCAGGGGGAGCATATTCTGACACCGACTTCCTATTTACCTGTATTCTTGAAGATGGCTCCCTAGAATAGTTTGGGCAAAACTTGAGACAAAACACAGCCTTGTTCTACCCCATTGGTAATCAGGAAAGGATCTGATAGGGCCTTAATATTCTGGCATCACCATCTATAACATCCTGGAGTTATTCTAGGATTCCCCTTTAGGGAAGCCAAACTTTTTCAATAACTGCCAGAGCTCAGGTCCACTAATAGTACCAAGTACCTTTAGGAGATCAACAAACACCATGTAGACATCTTGATGTTGTTTCCTGTATTTCTCCCATAACTAAAGTTTAGCAGAGACCGCGTCTGCTGTGCTCTACTCTACTATGAAGTTACATTGcacctctaagctgtaagctcattttaggcagaggAGGCCTCTACCAACTCTACGGTATTGGTTTCTCCCAAGCGTCttattcacagtaagcactcaataacattgATTATATTCTGGGAGTACATGATTAATGATGTTCTTCAGAAGTTGATCCAGCAGCAATCTGACTGAAATTCTCCTTGCACTCCATCCTCCCATTAATATGATCTGCTATGAtgagttagagagagagagagagaggcagagagagagagggagagagagagagagactgtaccTTTTTATGGTTGGTGGATAAGGGGAATTAGAGACTCTGAATGGGACCACAGGATAGAATTCCATTGGGCTTGTGGCCGGAGAAATAGCTTCAGCTTCTGTTTCTCAGTGGCTCAAACGAAAGCCACTTCATTTTCAAATTAACTTTAGGGGACCTGCTAAATTATATATGATGTCATAGTCAACATGGTAGAACCGTTTTTACATCCATTGCACAACCCTGATTCTGTACTCtctacctcttttcccttctggTCTCTCCAGTGGGCTTAGCTGAGGGTGATGCTGCTGTGAATAATTTTCCTCACACCTCTCCATCCACATACGTTCCTTGGCTTCCACGCTCTATtcctattatttttaatggtatttgttgcttactatgtgatagacactatacaaagctctggggtagatacaagcgaatcaggttggtcacagtccatgtcccacttttgcacatccccgttttgcagatgagttaactgaggcacagagtaagctgtcCATGGTAACactactgacaagtggtggaactgggataagaacccaggtccttcagactcccagcagCCTGGAGCAGtgcgacatagtggatagagcaagggccttggagccagaaagtcatggcttcctatcccggctccacctccaccacttgtctgctgtgtgaccttgggcaagtcactttgcttctctgggcctcagtgaccacatctataaaatggggattgagactgtgagccccacgtgggacagggactgtgtccaacccaatttgtttgcatccaccccagcgcttagtacagtccctagcatatagtaagtgtttaacagataccgttattattattattgttcactaggccatgctgcttccacagaaCTGCTGCCAGCTGAATTATTTCTGTGGTTGTGGAGTCGTGCAGGTAAAAGGAGTTCATTTAGTAGTAGGAAAATGCACACCTTCAGGCTCAGtgtcccttttcacctcaaatatacCTCCTCACTACTGCTTTCTGCTCCACAACTGaaaacctctcctctccctccccatctcccctcaccccacaaaAAACCACTGCAGCTGTTGTAAATGCCATAGTTGTAATGCATTCATGCCAACTCTGGCCAGGAGATGACTTCTTCATGCATGCTTCCTTATTGATCAGGAGTCTGCGTGgtatacagtggctggcatggtGCTGGCAGGAACTTCCCTAAACTTCCAGGGTAGTGAGGACGAAGCCAggtagtggaaaaagcttggaaaTGGTCTGTTTTGATTAGATATCAAGGTCCTGTGCCAGGGTTTTCAGGATGTGCTCATTGATGGGTTAACTATTGGGCACCATTCTAATGTGTTGTGTCCCCAAGCTTGGGTTGTCATTGAGTATTAGGTTTGCCGTATTGACCAAAATGATAGTTTCAGAGAAAACTCTTCCCTAAACAGGCGTGCTTGGGGAGGATACACCGATTGTGTGATTCTGGATtggccactctgggcctcagtctctcctCTTGGAAACTTTGGACATCAACACTGTCTCTAACCTGTGTCTCGCTTCTTCTTCACAGGTTGGGTTTATCAACCTCGTCCAGGCAAGCGGAAGCGCTACCCACTAAATGCTTCCTCAGTGTTTTCCACCACCACGCAGAGTATCATCACTACAAACCCAACAACAATTTACCCGTACCGCTCGCCTGCCTACTCTGTGGTCATCCCCaagctgcagagcactataactcATCCTATCAGTGAGTTGGTTCCATGGctgtgtttgttgttttttttttaatggcaatgaAAGGGTCTAACACATAAATATAGGAAATAGCTTCCAGAAAGCAAAAGATGCAAAAGAAAAAAGGTATTTAGAGAGAATATTTGAATGAACTATTTATACCAGAAACAGTAGTAGATATGTAAAATGGCCAGGAAGTGCATTCCATCACCTATCAAAACTCTGAGGCTTCGGGATTGAGCCAGTGGAGCCCAAGAAAAAAATCTGGTGCCCCTACAAGTGACTTGACATCTCTCTGCTTGCCAGATTCCTTCACAACCAATGCTTATGCGTATGCTATGGGGTCAAAGGGCACCTCAGCTCCATCACTGCCAAACCAAAATTCTGCTGCCGCGTGATTATTGGTGTTTAAGAGAAGGAGGGAACTAACCTGTTGTCAACCTAATCCCCTGCTTGACCCAATGTCATCTCCTGACTTTAGATCCCCTGGTCACTGGGAGGTCAAATTTTCTTCAGGCCCCCGTCCAAACCCTTAGAAACCATTCCTCCTGACAAGATTTTGTTTGGGTAATTCTGTTAAcgcctgaacattttttttttatttcctaagGTGACGCTCCGCCTACCATCCAGCTGCCCGCGCTGCCTGCATCTCCTGTCCAGCGTCTTAGTCCAATTGCAATCTTCCCGACCAGTGTTGCCAGTTCCGCTCCAGTGGCCATCCCGGCTCCAAGTCTGCCCCTTCACCCATCTCTTACCCCCCCGCAGCCCTTTGTCGGACCGCCTCAAACGGACAGTCATTGCCTGCTTTCAGGAGCTGGCCACCCAGTAAATAGACCTCCTCCAATTACTTTGGAGAGTTCCATCATGAATCTGGAGAGTACCATCCTGAATCCAAATGTCAGCACAAATACCATCCATGCCAGATACACCCCCACCACCATCCAGCCTCACGAAGAGTATCCTGGGATTGCCACTTGCTCCCGAAGTACACCAGTCTCCCATCAGGCATCACCCATTCCACACCCGCAGGTCTATCCACCACTGTTTGGAGCACCAGCTCGGTTTCCATTTCATCACCCTTACTTCTTGCCCGGGCCGCACTACTTTCCTTCCAGGTAAGAAATTCATTTTGTTCAAACCCCACAGTCGAGGCAGATTATGggcacctaaaaaaaaaaaaaaattgaaagatgAAGGGCTTCTACAATGTATAGAAAAGGGCCCTAAAGGATGCTATTTTTCCTGTGTGAGTGTAGATGTTTCATACCCTCCTTTCACTGGGAAACCAGCATCTTCAACCCTGGGCAGCACCTTCATGgcatcagagcttagaacagtgcttcgcacatagtaagcgcttaacaaataccatcatcatcatcattgaaccAACTGTACTCTTTATTTTTGTCAGGTCAGAGATGAAAGTATGAATCTGTTTTTACAGAAGAGCTTTTAATAGTCACTCTTTACAGTGTTCTCTGCCCTAAGAAGTCCTGGAATCCCTTTCTAATTTTGCCATTTgttatcatggcatttattaagtgctttttgtgtgctaagagctggggtagataccagagtaATCAGCTCGTACACTGTTCCTGTCCTACGTGATgctcactgtacacagtaagcactcaataaatacgattgaatgaatgaatctattttatccccatcttgtctccagagagggtaagtgacttgtccaaggtccctcaGTGGGCCAGTAGCAGACCTGGGaccagaacctgggtctcctggttcccagtccTGCGCTTCTTCCTAGATCAGGCTGCTTCCTTGACTGGTTGGTTAAGCTAgaacaagccactaaacttctgaACTTCAGTTTACCCAAGTATAATTTAACTGTAACAGCAGTGGCTGCCTTGGAAAGGAGCGATCTAAGGCAGGAGATGACATTGGGTCAAGCAGGGGATTAGGTTGAAAACAGGTTAGTTCCCTCCTTCTCTTAAACAACAGGAGGTCTCTAAGGCACTGAGAGATTTTGTAAGTCTTCGAAAAACTTCAGAATAGCTAAGTATGGGCTCTGTGACATTCAATCAagccatagtatttattggagggtccactgtgtgcacagcactgtgctaagtgcttgggggtgtacAAAAGAATTGAGACGTGATtcctacccacgaggagcttaaagtCAATAGTAGGGAAGccaaacaccaaaataaatttacagagaagaggaaggaggaaaagaggccaATGTACGTGAACTAGTGCTTAGGTAATAGGGAAGGGAGGATATGTTTAGAAGTTCCCCAGGAGGTTCTGGAGGCATCTGGAGGAGGCTCCAGAGGCTATTTTTAGGGCAGGGGGTGACTTGGGTGGGTTTGCTTCAGATGTCGCAGTGAAGTAGTGATAACATGAACATTCTCACCATGCCGGTGGACTGGCTGCATGTTTGTGCTCTTAGCTTGCCATTTGACATTAAGCATGgcagatgatgatggagtctgacGTAAATGACAGACGGTCCTCAGTCCTGAGACTCCAGGACTGGAAACGCGGATGAAGGGATCGCTTCTAGTGCTAGCTTTGATTGTTTTAAGCCACTCCACTCGCACTCTCTCTTTCCCGCCAGCAGTTCATGCTGAAGCACAAAGTGGAATGAACAGATTGGCCGGCAGAGGCACAGCATCATTCatgcattctttcaatcgtatttattgagcgcttactgtgtgcagagcactgtactaaacgcttggaaagtacaattcagcaaaaaagagagacaatccctgcccacaccgggcttacagtctagaaggggtgtgggggggaaatgacacaccaaaacaagtaaacaggcatcaatgtaagtaaatagaattgtagatatatatacacatcaatcaatcaatcgtatttattgagcgcttactgtgtgcagagcactgtactaagcgcttgggaagtacaagtcggcaacacatagagacagtccctacccaacagcgggctcacagtttagaagggggagacagatccagATGTTTTTAGTATTTAGATAATACTAAACTCTACACTATAGATTTAGATGTTtacacatctaaacaagtaaacagacatcaatataaataaatggaattatagacatgtacacatatacacatgtgtggtgggacggggagggggggtacagcaaagggagtgagtcagggcgatggggagctgaggaaaaggggggcttagtctgggaaggcctcttggaggaggtgagccctcagtagggctttataggggggaagtgtgattatttgagtgcttactttgtgcaaagcactgtactaagcaattgggagagtacaacaccaacagatacattccctgcccagaacaaactcacagtctagagggacatgcCAAGTTTTTTTATGGACAGAAGCTGTTTATGGTCAAATTACTGCAAGCAGAGTGCCAGTGCTGCtctgtagtaatcaatcaatcagtcatatttattgagcacttgctaggcgcagagctctgcactaagctcgaggggagaggacaatataacagagttggttaacacgctccctgcccaaaatgagctttcggTCTGTAGCAGCCTTGATAGCTGCAAAGGTCTTGGCTGCCCCACTTTATCCAGCTGTTTTCAGGCTTCCTGTACAAAACACCCTAGGTTGCTCTTCAGTAGGAAACCTTCACCACTTAAGGCACAGCAGGCTGAACTGAGACTaaagcccaggtctcctggttcccagagcAGT
It includes:
- the SOX30 gene encoding transcription factor SOX-30, with the protein product MVPLDGPTCRTEPAALPSGGMIYVKTERPDTGSHLDRPAHEPLGFRPARCEAALGGRQPDRPGQEEGKVEGSGWAATRGRPEWQGRGAVVKTEDPERPREGRGPGGDDAWRADPPASGGLPRSDGDVVSSQTAGAPGMQPQELRIPLTLQAVTPGARIQLRGAPASELIRLTKAPAPAVPIKMQSLLEPSVKIETKDVPLTVLPSDAGIPDTPFSKDRNGHVKRPMNAFMVWARIHRPALAKANPAANNAEISVQLGLEWNKLSEEQKKPYYDEAQKIKEKHREEFPGWVYQPRPGKRKRYPLNASSVFSTTTQSIITTNPTTIYPYRSPAYSVVIPKLQSTITHPISDAPPTIQLPALPASPVQRLSPIAIFPTSVASSAPVAIPAPSLPLHPSLTPPQPFVGPPQTDSHCLLSGAGHPVNRPPPITLESSIMNLESTILNPNVSTNTIHARYTPTTIQPHEEYPGIATCSRSTPVSHQASPIPHPQVYPPLFGAPARFPFHHPYFLPGPHYFPSSTCPYSRPPFGYGNFPSSMPECLGYYEDRYQKHEAMFSALNRDYSFRDYPEEPPRSEDSQSCESLDALSYYNSYSCGGEEYFNPIQQMDIGALENVFTDSASPPSSIQQVNVTDSDEEEEEKVLRDL